The sequence below is a genomic window from Gossypium hirsutum isolate 1008001.06 chromosome A11, Gossypium_hirsutum_v2.1, whole genome shotgun sequence.
ATGTTTGGATTTGACACAATTCTCTTAAAGGGTATAATATCCCACAATATGgtacaataaaatttttttatatttgcatAGCATCGACCTTATAATATTTTGACTCACCATCTAAATACTTTGTacctttaattataaaaatttatataaacttaattcagagaataatttattttaagttaattagtaaattaagtaaaaataatataaaatttataatatataacctttataaaaaatgttttatatCCAAAACTTTTGTAACAATTCTTACAAATAATATACTTCTTTGTTATAATTTTAGaaacttatttatatttatgagaaacatatataatattttttatgaataaatatattatttttataatatataatatgagtTATGTCCATATTAgaccataattttttataaataaacatattataatacttttctaatatgtatattattttataataatttttattataaatttcaatttttcttgaatttaaataatataatttttgttataattttataaaacacacaaattattttattacatacaTTTATaggatttatatatattttttgctaTAATCATCTTAAGCACTCGTATGTATTCATGTttgtaatatgttttttttaacttctataaaaataattttaaaaaaaatgaatttgggtGTGATTACATGTGTAATTACTCTCATTCTCACCCGTAAGAATTAAAAAGTGTAATTGAGTGCTTCAATTACATCCAATTCGGTAGGATTCACCGGCTACAATGGTTACCCAAATATGTCATGTTTTTGTAATTATAATCAATTACACCCAAATCTATTTACTAAGTGGCTTTCAAAACATTACATTGATATTTTTACGTTGAATGACACAAAAGTTTTATGTTAAACATATTTTGATATTAATATGAAATATAGTCCTTTGAATATAAGCATGAATTAGGGGTGTAATTGAGCCGAACTGACCCCAAATATTACAAAGCTTGAGTTGGATACTCAATTCGAGCTCAATCAATCATCTATTTTTAAGCTCAAGCTCGACTCAAAATATGATTAAACTACTGAAGCTTGACTCAATAATTAAGCTTAGAGTTAATGACATATATTAAAGGCAacaacataatttaataatacaaaaatatgaaaaacttgaTAAGATTTATAAGTCATTTGAgtcaaatattattaaatttgaatttagttCGATTGATAGCTCAAGCTACTTGAATTCAACTTGATAATTATTGAATCCAAtttaaattttcttctaattgaattgaaataaattacGAATATTAATATCTCATTTATTCCGCTAATATGAATTAAATATATGTTTAGATATACAATACATTTATTtacaaatagtataaaaataataatgataataaaattaaatattataacaatattataataaaatataaaaaaataaattaaacagaTCGCAGCAAATTACTTCTGCTTTTACTTCATGTTGGGTTGTATCCAACGCCACatctatccatcaattcatcatggCATTCTACCCGTGCAACTGCCACTACTTAAATAATAACTCCCACGCGCGACACCAAGGTAAAAGGGCAGAAACGTAAGTTCAGCACAAGACTTCAagaaaaattgaacaaattttaCGAGacgacaaaaaaattattaaaacataaaaatacaagtATAAGTACAACTATATAATGcaataaaaaaacaacaaacaTCGTGCTAAATTATAATACAATAAATTTTAAGTGAATTAAATTACGAATACACAAAATATCTCTAAAATTTAAGTTACAAATTGCGAATATATGTAAACTTGACTTGCGGCTGGTTTGTTTGTTCCCGAAGTAACTGTAATATAGGGCAACCACCACCTCCCTCTTTTACTTATATTAATCATCCCCTACGCCAACGCCTATCATCTTTTATCAATCTCAACCGTCAAATCCCACTGTTGGTTACAATCTCTGTCAAGTTTCTCCATCTGACGGTCTGAACTGTCCTACTCAAAATCATTACACTAAAATCGCTTGTACTGGATTAGTCACCGCTATTTTTAGATCCTTCTCTCACTCTCAATACAAAGACACCTAACCACTGCAAACAAAATCGAAGCCAAAGCGaatcaaaaaaacaaaaaggaaaatctTCCTCTTgttttgcttgtaagcttactctCTCTTCTGTGCTAACTTTTCTCATAGTACATTTTGATTTCTATTGTCTCGATTTTtgaaatcttttcttctttttagtGTTTCTTTCTTTGGTTTCGAAGAAAAAAAACTGATGTTTCGGTGTTTTTTTGAATATCAGGAATGTAGATTTGAGCTCTGAAAGTACTGCATTTGTGACGTAAGTATCAGATCTAGTGTAAATTTGTTAGTTTTAAGATGTTTGGTTTTGCTTTTTTTCCTTTTGGCGCCATatctgtttattttttatttaatctcaCAGTAGATCGTAAATGTTTGGCTTAATTACTTTAAATTTCttcaagtttttaaaaatttcttcaaGTTTTTGAAATTTGTTTTGAATCTGTTAGATCATTGGATTCTTAACGGATTCTAGTAATTTGCTTTGCTTTTTGTTTATAATTGTTTGTTGAACTTTGAATTTATACTGTAATTTGCTATGCGTAATTTCTATTTTCGTTTGACATTGTATTTTTTtgcattatttttaattattattgaatttgtggttaaatgtATTGTTAAGCTGTTACCGCATAAAATGATGCTGAAAGTCGGTTAAAGGTATTTGCAGTTTCTCCTGAACTTCGCGAAATGGGAAAATCACCGGGAAAATGGATTAAGGCTGtgctttttggaaagaaatcTTCCAAAACTGGTTATCATAAAGGAAGGGAGGTAATATTTATTGCTAATTACTACTAAACGAAAAATATAATGTTTAGATTATGTACATGAGGAACTGCAAATATAGTTCCTCTGTCATTTGGTTTATTTTTGGTGGCTTCATTCCCTCTACTGAGAAAGTTAAGTAATTGTAAAGGATTAGCTGATTTGGACGGTAGCTTCCCTGAAATTTCTCGGGAGCTGTTGTATTTAACATGGCTGTTTTGATGCTTTGGTTTTGGGAATGTATCATTCTTTCCTCGAGTTATGAGATAAACAtgatatggcatctttcttccatCAATCCTAAAATATTAATGTACACTTCTATTTTTTATTGGACTGTTATTTGCAGAATGTTGCCAATGTAAATGAGGTGCTGGTTTCAGCCAGGGCATCAGAAGCTGAAGTCCCTGTGGCTCCTCCTTTCCCTTCACAGCTTAATCAATATGCTAATGAGAGAAATGAGAGAGATGAAAGGAAATTAGAACTGGAAAACAAGGAGGCTGCAAATATCTCTAACGATGACAGGATATCACTGCCAGTGAGTCAAGGCATAGATTCTCAGGAATCCACTCTTCAATATTTCCAAAATGATCCTGAAAGAATGAAGCAAAAGCAAGCAGCAACCATCGTTCAGGCTGCTTTTAGGGGTTACCTGGTATTTTATCCTTTTGCCTGTTTATCCTTTTGCCTGTGAAATGTTACTAtcgattttcaaataatttatataaccAAGGAAGGACCTTTAGTTGAGATTATCCCTACACTCATATTAGTTCATTATGTGAAGGCTCGCCGAGCATTCTGGGCCCTCAAAGGCATTATAAGGCTGCAGGCACTTATTCGTGGTCACTTGGTTAGAAGACAAGCTATTGCTACTTTGTGCTGTGTGATGGGGATTGTCAAGCTACAAAGTCATATTCGTGGAGTAATGGCCAGACGTTCTGATGGTGGTCTTGAAGTGCAGAAGAAATACAATCAAATGAACCTCTGGGTAATTTCTTTGTGAATCCGATCATGGACCAATTACCATTCATGATCCCGGTGCTACTAATTGAAATTTATCTTACAATCACTAAtctttttgttcaaatttaatagGCATGCCTACTACTTTGCAacttgattttttatataaattaaattttgtattgGCCATCTGATGGTCCATATGTAAATGGAATTTGACTAGTCCATCATGAAGTAAGTTTAGTGAGAATGATTAAAAGAGATCTTTGGCCTGAGGTTTTTGAGCACAATTGAACACTATGTTCTGTGGGTGGTCAAAATGCTTTTGAAGCTAACACCATGCATTTTCTTTATTTCCCATAATCGCAATATGCAGGATTTCGTAGTATACATGAATTCTTTTAGGTACAGAACATGTACTTTTTAGCTTTTGTCCTCATCTTCCTGCAccgaatttttatttattcaagaaATAGGTAAGCCGGCTTTTTTTGCTTTGTTAATTCTTATTTCATTGTTTGGCAGGAGAGCAAGCCTGTGGTTTCTCTTGGAGTGAATATGCCTGCACGCATTGGAAAGTTGTCTGCAAATGCCTTTGCTCGTAAGGTATGGCTGCTTTTGTGCTTATAATATATCTTGTTTacgaaattgaaaatatatagaatttaCCTTGATATTGTGCAACATTTCTAGAGATGACTCCATATGTTAGCTATTATGCTTTCGGGGCTTTATCCTTATCCATAAACTCCTTTTGATGGGGAAAACATTATGGCATTACCTGGCACCCAAAAGTATTGCAAATACGAGATGTTTGAAAGTCTGATTGATAATTATCTGTCACTAGATGGTGCATTGGTATTTCTCATATCTTTAAGAAAATCTGAATCAGTGGCACAAAAACTATTGCACATAATCTAACTTAAAATCTCTCCTGTTTCTCACCATCAGTAGACATGAGTTCTTAATTGGAATGTCATTTGATTTGTTTACCTTCTTTTTCTTACACACTGGGCAAGTGACTGTTGGGTTTGTTTCTTTAGCTTGTTGCTTCATCACCTCCTGTAATGCCTTTGCACCTCCATGATGATGCTGGGGAACCAAATTCAGTCTGTAACTGGTTAGAGCGCTGGTCAGCATCCTGCTTCTGGAAACCGGTTCCTCAACCAAAAAAAGCCTCTAAGTTGCAGAAGAAACAAGCTAACGGTCAAGTTGTTGAAACTGATTCAGGTCGACCAAAACTGAGTGTTCGCAGGATTCGTCCTGCAAATCTGGATTGTGCCTCTGTTCAAGCGACCTCTGAATTTGATAAGCCCAAGCGTAACCTGAGGAAAGTTTCCAGTCGTCCAGCTGAGATGGCAGTGCAGGAAAACCCACAAaatgagcttgaaaaggttaaacGCAACTTGAGAAAGGTTCATAATCCTGTAGTAGAAAATTCAGTGCAGTCACAGGTTGAATCTGATAAGCAAAAGCAAAGTTTGGAGAAGTTCCCAAGCGCTACTAATCCGGATATTGTGGAACAGAGTCTGAATAGTTTGGCTGAGAAGGCAAACAAAGAGATGGCCTCGACAGTGAATAGCTCAGCTGAGAAGATGAAGAACGAGATGGCCATGACAGTAAATAGCTCCACTGAGGAGATGAAAAGAGAGACAACTACAATAAAGAGCTCAGCGGAGAAGATGAACAAAGAGACAGCCTTGAAAATAAATAACTCAGCtgagaagatgaagaaagaaaCATCATTAAATAGCTCAGCTGAGAAGATGAGACAAGAGACAGCTACAGAAAATGGTTCAGCTGAAAAGATGAAGAAAGAGACAGCCTTGACAGTAAATATCTCAGCTGAAAAGATGAACAAAGAGACAGCCTTGACAATAAATAACTCAGctgagaagatgaaggaagagaTGGCCAGGACAGTGAATAGCTCAGCTGAGAAGATGAGACAAGAGACAGCTACAGTTAATGGCTCGGCTGAGAAGATGAAGAAAGAGACGGCCTTGACAGTAAAGAGCTCGAACGAGAAGGTGAAGAAAGAAACAGCCTTGACAGTAAATAACTCAGCTGAGAAGGTTAAGAAAGAGATCGCTTCACAAGTGAATGGCTCAGCTGAGAAGATGAAAAAAGAGACCACTGTGGCAGTTTTGAAATCACCTGACATTGAAACTATGCCGGGGCAATTAGGGATGAATGAGACATCAGGTTTATTTCATGCAGATCCTTCTGTTGTTGATTCAAAGCCTTCGATAGATAGTATTGTTAAGGATGAAAATAATCCCATAGCAAACGTGGAGCTGAACAGGAAGGGCGATTCAACCAACAATGAGAATCAGAAGTCTGGCAGGAAAGCTTCTAATCCTGCAAAACAAGATCATACTGAGAATGGGCCCCAAATCAGTCCTGCACTGCCAAGCTACATGGCAGCAACTGAATCTGCCAAGGCTAAGCTGAGACTGCAAGGCTCTCCTCGATTTAGCCAGGACGGAGGTGAAAAAATTAACCTCGCTCGTCGCCAGTCTCTGCCAATTTCAGCCAATAGTAAAATCAACTCACAGTCACCAAGGACGCAGAGACTGGTTCATGCAGGGAAGGAAGGGAGCAAAAGCGACAGACCACTGTCATCCAGAGACAGAAATGGTATGAAGTGCTGATTCTTGGTTAATACTTACCTATTTTTGTTCATAGCTTGTCGTAAGCTTGACATGTTTCACTGTGCAGCTTCCCTAAAGGTTGTATATTAGCTTATTTAGTTCACATATTTCACCAATGTCAGGTTCACAGCTAGCACTTGCACTCTGAATGGTGTTTGTTCTTTATAGCTCCTCTCACATAAGAAGCTAAAGAATGTCGTACCATTTACTTTACCGAAAATGGTTATGCTGTACCATTTACTTTATCGAAAATGGTTATCTTTTTTCCCATGTTAATAAATAACTTTATTGTTTTGGTTCGATTTTTCAGCCAAGGCAACTCAAGTAGAGTGGAGGAGGTGATCTTATTGTGATTTGAGGAGTTGTTGGCACTATTAGGTTCAAGATACATATGCTTTGTGGTGTAAATTAATAGAACTTGCTTTGAAACTGAAACCGGGTCGATAGGATGTGTGCGCGGGCTGAGTGCCTCTGAAAATTCAATGCTTCTCAGTGTTTGTGAGTGAATTTGAGTGTAAATCAATAGATTTTGAACTTTCAAACATGCCGCAAAATAATCATCGTTGTGATAAATTGTTTCATTTCGCTTGTTTCTTCTAAACTTTGCCTTGCTATTTTTATTTGTCCTTTTGGCTTCTTAATTGCGTATTAGAGTTTGTTCCAACTTTTATAATTGTGTTTTCTTGTTAACTAAGCTAACTAATATTTTCCTTTGCTATCAGATGATATTAAAGAAAGGGCCTCCACAACtacaaacaaaatgttataaattaaataaaaatataattacaaaaaataattacttaCTATGCCCACAAAAAATATACGTATGAAAAACCTGAAAGATGACTATAGTGATTCAAGCAAACAAgtaaaatgatgatgaaaataagGTGTCTATGATGTATGATTATGAAGTAGGTGTAATCCGGCCTGACCAACTCCCCAAACTGGTGCTCTTCAGCTGAAGAGGTTCCCGGTATGAGGCGGTGTTTATGATGTATGATTATGAAGTAGATCTAAAACTTTCATCCGGGTTGATCACAACTCCCTGAACTGGTTCTCTTCGGCCAAAGAGGTTCCGGGTATGAGACGTTACAGAAGCCATCGGTTGAAAATTTTGAGGTAGTGGTATTTCAGCAGAGTGACCTGAAATGCAGAGTGTCCCAGTATCATCTTGTTGCCAGTAGACTTCAACCATGATACCTCTAGGATTCTCAGCGGATTCTGTTCCGGGAATCCCCACAAACCTTGCACCTATTGGTATCTGCATTGCGTTTTGAGGATTTTTAATTtcgaaattatgttaaatttcaattttagttttataTATCCATGATTCTATCATCAAATTTGGTTGCACTTACCTGGACTGATGCTCCAGACGTTATCGTCAAAGTGACTAATCGTCCTTCAGCTGCAGCACTTTCTAACTCTGCTTGCCTTGCGATGTTCAAGAAAACTTCTTCAAGGGTTGCGAGACCAAGTTGTATATCTGCTATGCCAAATGCTCCTGCTCTCTCTTCTAGCTCCTTAAAAAATCCCTGTTTGAGATTACAAATACCgaagaaatgaaaataattaacaagcaaagcaaaaaaaggaaaaaaaaaaaaagagattactCCAACCGAGATTAGAAAGTGCTCACAGTCAGAAGCTTTTCTCGATCATGAGGAATGACGAAAGTCAAGAAATTTTGGGTCTCCTCCTTTGGCTCCACGTCTAGATGCTGAAAGAATACGAGCCCAAATGAGAAACCAAGTGTTTGAAACTCAAAAGAGTTTAAATAAGTTGGAATTATACAACATACTTTTTTAAAGAAATGTTTTACAGACTCCCGTTGGTGTGTTGTGTCAGCTGCATCTCCGTTGGGAGGGCTAAGTCCATTGTTGTTTCCAGTGAAGCTAACATTAGCAATGAAACCAGTACCGAATCGTGACTTCAACCTGATCGAGGTTCCAAGGCAGCTGAGTCTACCTTTTACCATGATTCCTATACGGTCACTTAAAACATCAGCTTCTTCCATAGAGTGTGTTGTCAAGACAATGGCACGACCTCTCTTTGCACTTTCTATTATGTCCCATACATGCCTTCTGGTTATCGGATCCATACCCGTAGTCTGCAGTCATAAGGGAATAAAGATGAGGTACCAGGGGATAGAGAAGTGCTTGCGAAGTTGATTAAGCACATTAACGTGAGGATAAGGTCTGATTGACATACCGGTTCATCCAAAATGACTAACTTTGGATCCCCTAGAAGGGCGACTGCAACACTGAGTCGGCGCTTCATTCCTCCACTGTAACTCCCAGCTCTCACTTTTGCAGCTTCTGTGAGTCTGACCTCCTCCAATGATTTTTGAACTACCTGTGATTTGAGCAGATAAATCGATCTTTATGGGTAGGATAGTTGAAAGGGTCTTTTCTGATGTAAAAGATTTCATCTGGCATGCTTGTAAATATTTAAATGGTTATATATGATGGAATGTCGATGACTAAGAAGTGGTCCAATTTCAGAGATAGACATATCTACGTGGTACATACCGAGTTGATTGTAGATGGACGTAGGCCTTTGACACTAGCAAACAGCTCCAGATGCTCTTTACCGGATAGAGCATTCCAAAGAATATCAAACTACAAAAATGCAAGATACAGAAAATGTTAAGATCCGAATCGAATGACAATTGATATTATATGTTTTCTTAGAAATGCTGAAAACAGCAAGCTCTGACACACCTGCCGACTATGAATGGCTGCATAtcacagagagagagagagagggttACCTGAGGACAAACTCCTATGATTCTTCGAATGTTTGACATACCAACAGAACTTCGAACAGAATTACCGTAGATCAACGCTgtttataatttataacacattataTTTCCCTAGATGAGTTATTGTGCTGAATAATACGCATCAAGAGAAAAAGATTTGAGGAACAAGGCATCTTA
It includes:
- the LOC107912146 gene encoding protein IQ-DOMAIN 31 isoform X2, which produces MGKSPGKWIKAVLFGKKSSKTGYHKGRENVANVNEVLVSARASEAEVPVAPPFPSQLNQYANERNERDERKLELENKEAANISNDDRISLPVSQGIDSQESTLQYFQNDPERMKQKQAATIVQAAFRGYLARRAFWALKGIIRLQALIRGHLVRRQAIATLCCVMGIVKLQSHIRGVMARRSDGGLEVQKKYNQMNLWESKPVVSLGVNMPARIGKLSANAFARKLVASSPPVMPLHLHDDAGEPNSVCNWLERWSASCFWKPVPQPKKASKLQKKQANGQVVETDSGRPKLSVRRIRPANLDCASVQATSEFDKPKRNLRKVSSRPAEMAVQENPQNELEKVKRNLRKVHNPVVENSVQSQVESDKQKQSLEKFPSATNPDIVEQSLNSLAEKANKEMASTVNSSAEKMKNEMAMTVNSSTEEMKRETTTIKSSAEKMNKETALKINNSAEKMKKETSLNSSAEKMRQETATENGSAEKMKKETALTVNISAEKMNKETALTINNSAEKMKEEMARTVNSSAEKMRQETATVNGSAEKMKKETALTVKSSNEKVKKETALTVNNSAEKVKKEIASQVNGSAEKMKKETTVAVLKSPDIETMPGQLGMNETSGLFHADPSVVDSKPSIDSIVKDENNPIANVELNRKGDSTNNENQKSGRKASNPAKQDHTENGPQISPALPSYMAATESAKAKLRLQGSPRFSQDGGEKINLARRQSLPISANSKINSQSPRTQRLVHAGKEGSKSDRPLSSRDRNGSQLALAL
- the LOC107912146 gene encoding protein IQ-DOMAIN 31 isoform X1, whose translation is MGKSPGKWIKAVLFGKKSSKTGYHKGRENVANVNEVLVSARASEAEVPVAPPFPSQLNQYANERNERDERKLELENKEAANISNDDRISLPVSQGIDSQESTLQYFQNDPERMKQKQAATIVQAAFRGYLARRAFWALKGIIRLQALIRGHLVRRQAIATLCCVMGIVKLQSHIRGVMARRSDGGLEVQKKYNQMNLWESKPVVSLGVNMPARIGKLSANAFARKLVASSPPVMPLHLHDDAGEPNSVCNWLERWSASCFWKPVPQPKKASKLQKKQANGQVVETDSGRPKLSVRRIRPANLDCASVQATSEFDKPKRNLRKVSSRPAEMAVQENPQNELEKVKRNLRKVHNPVVENSVQSQVESDKQKQSLEKFPSATNPDIVEQSLNSLAEKANKEMASTVNSSAEKMKNEMAMTVNSSTEEMKRETTTIKSSAEKMNKETALKINNSAEKMKKETSLNSSAEKMRQETATENGSAEKMKKETALTVNISAEKMNKETALTINNSAEKMKEEMARTVNSSAEKMRQETATVNGSAEKMKKETALTVKSSNEKVKKETALTVNNSAEKVKKEIASQVNGSAEKMKKETTVAVLKSPDIETMPGQLGMNETSGLFHADPSVVDSKPSIDSIVKDENNPIANVELNRKGDSTNNENQKSGRKASNPAKQDHTENGPQISPALPSYMAATESAKAKLRLQGSPRFSQDGGEKINLARRQSLPISANSKINSQSPRTQRLVHAGKEGSKSDRPLSSRDRNAKATQVEWRR